One window of the Limisphaerales bacterium genome contains the following:
- a CDS encoding YjbQ family protein encodes MLSQHTHTLTVPTTGREFHEITGEVESLVSETGFAEGLATMHLQHTSASLLIQENADPGVRRDLERFMARVCPDGDPMFEHDYEGPDDMPAHVRTALTAVNLSIPITGSRLALGTWQGIYLWEHRHAGHHRKVTVHLIGE; translated from the coding sequence ATGCTATCACAACACACGCACACACTTACCGTGCCGACCACGGGCCGTGAGTTTCACGAAATCACCGGTGAAGTGGAATCGTTGGTTTCAGAAACCGGCTTTGCCGAAGGCTTGGCGACGATGCATTTGCAGCACACCAGCGCGTCGCTGTTAATTCAGGAAAATGCCGACCCCGGCGTGCGGCGGGATTTGGAACGCTTTATGGCCCGCGTGTGTCCCGATGGCGATCCGATGTTCGAGCACGATTACGAAGGCCCCGACGATATGCCCGCCCACGTCCGCACGGCGTTGACGGCGGTGAATCTTTCCATCCCCATCACCGGCAGCCGCTTGGCGCTCGGCACGTGGCAGGGAATTTATTTATGGGAACACCGCCACGCCGGCCATCACCGGAAAGTGACGGTGCATTTAATTGGGGAATGA
- the gap gene encoding type I glyceraldehyde-3-phosphate dehydrogenase yields MAIKVAINGFGRIGRLAYRAMVEQGLVGTAIDVVAVGDIVPADNLAYLVKYDSAQGTFPGEVTHQGDDTLVVNGDEMKVVSARTPAELPWKELGVDVVIESTGLFTDAEKSKGHLEAGAKKVIISAPAKGEDLTVVMGVNDDQYDAQNHHIVSNASCTTNCLAPVVHVLLKEGFGIAEGLMTTIHAYTATQKTVDGPSRKAWRDGRAAAINIIPASTGAAKAVSLVCPEVKGKLSGMAFRVPTPTASVVDLTFKTEKSTSYAEISAAMKNASETYLKDILGYTEDEVVSTDFIHCPNSSIFDQGAGMELNENFFKVVSWYDNEWGYSNRVGDLLKLMIDKGI; encoded by the coding sequence ATGGCTATCAAAGTTGCAATTAATGGTTTCGGGCGGATTGGCCGGTTGGCTTACCGCGCGATGGTGGAACAGGGACTCGTGGGCACGGCGATCGACGTCGTCGCAGTGGGCGATATCGTCCCGGCGGATAATCTCGCCTACCTTGTTAAATACGATTCAGCGCAAGGCACGTTCCCCGGCGAGGTCACCCATCAAGGCGATGACACGCTGGTCGTCAATGGCGATGAAATGAAAGTCGTCAGTGCCCGCACTCCCGCCGAACTGCCGTGGAAAGAGCTGGGCGTCGATGTCGTCATCGAATCCACCGGCCTCTTCACCGATGCTGAGAAATCCAAAGGCCACCTCGAGGCCGGCGCGAAAAAAGTCATCATCAGTGCCCCCGCGAAGGGCGAAGATTTAACCGTCGTGATGGGCGTGAACGATGACCAATACGACGCGCAAAATCATCACATCGTTTCCAACGCCAGCTGCACCACCAACTGCCTCGCGCCCGTGGTGCACGTATTGCTCAAAGAAGGCTTCGGCATTGCAGAGGGGTTGATGACCACCATCCACGCCTACACCGCCACACAAAAAACCGTGGACGGTCCCAGCCGCAAAGCATGGCGCGATGGCCGCGCCGCCGCCATCAACATCATCCCCGCCAGCACCGGCGCCGCCAAAGCGGTGAGCCTCGTTTGCCCTGAGGTGAAAGGTAAATTAAGCGGGATGGCCTTCCGCGTGCCCACGCCGACGGCGAGCGTGGTGGATCTCACATTCAAAACCGAGAAGAGCACCAGCTACGCCGAGATTTCCGCCGCTATGAAAAATGCCAGCGAGACTTATCTCAAGGACATTCTCGGCTACACCGAAGACGAAGTGGTGAGCACTGACTTCATCCACTGCCCCAATTCGAGCATCTTCGATCAAGGCGCGGGAATGGAGTTAAATGAAAACTTCTTCAAAGTCGTCAGCTGGTACGACAACGAATGGGGCTACTCCAATCGCGTCGGCGATCTGCTGAAGCTGATGATTGATAAAGGAATTTAA
- a CDS encoding ABC transporter ATP-binding protein produces the protein MPLLEISDLNKCYRTPEGETQTVLDVPTFSLKTGQQIALRGVSGTGKTTLLNCIAGILSPTSGTVRLDGRDMAAASEPHRDALRARCIGYIFQTFNLLQGYTCMENVLLGMSFGRGPDTDAARGLLDRVGLSHRLHHRPGQLSVGQQQRVAVARALANQPLLVLADEPTGNLDPHNAREALQLIREVCEESSAALLIVSHDPLVLEQFEDSQDLAKLNRAAQEVAV, from the coding sequence ATGCCACTGCTGGAAATCAGCGATCTCAATAAATGCTACCGCACCCCCGAAGGCGAAACGCAAACGGTGCTGGATGTGCCGACGTTTTCCCTCAAGACCGGCCAACAAATCGCTCTGCGCGGGGTCAGCGGCACGGGTAAAACCACCTTGCTCAATTGCATCGCCGGCATTCTGAGCCCCACGAGCGGCACCGTGCGGCTTGATGGCCGCGATATGGCCGCCGCCAGCGAGCCCCATCGCGACGCCCTCCGCGCGCGATGCATCGGCTACATTTTTCAAACTTTTAACCTTTTGCAAGGCTATACCTGTATGGAAAATGTTTTGCTCGGGATGAGTTTTGGCCGAGGGCCGGACACCGATGCTGCGCGCGGCTTGCTTGATCGCGTGGGGCTCAGCCATCGCTTGCATCATCGTCCCGGTCAACTTTCTGTGGGCCAACAGCAACGCGTGGCTGTGGCGCGCGCGTTGGCCAACCAGCCGCTGCTTGTGTTGGCCGATGAACCGACGGGAAATCTTGATCCGCACAACGCGCGCGAGGCATTGCAGCTCATCCGCGAAGTGTGCGAGGAAAGCAGCGCGGCATTGTTGATAGTGAGCCACGATCCATTGGTTCTCGAACAATTTGAAGATTCCCAGGATTTGGCAAAGTTGAACCGCGCCGCGCAGGAGGTGGCCGTATGA
- a CDS encoding FtsX-like permease family protein, producing MTWWMIIRNSLRQHALSTIITATSIGLGCGLLMAVWVVNFQSQRAFRNVTGGFDAILGPRGSQTQLVLNSLFHMDASPGLINRADYETFRKSYKRFYRNAVPIAVGDNFQGYRIVGTTHDLFAAEHSPGEPYALAVGDYFIRNDKQWNKEAVIGDTVARKLGWRVNQKFNPYHGLNFAEGQQPHKDEYTVVGILRPTGTPADKVIWIPIEGLQQMDGHDAQYAGDVSAVLIQLSTNTTARAFGMNTLDSIYNKGTDHLTFVKSTADVVARLFDRLGWAEKVLRWVALLVAVVAAGSVLASIYNTMNERRREFAILRALGAGRGTVFGVIVLESATIAALGAVIGFAVYAGIMAAAENILRNEIGVTLHPFEQHPVMLIVPVGLIVLGAVVGIIPALKAYRTDVAENLIPQS from the coding sequence ATGACGTGGTGGATGATCATCCGCAACAGCCTGCGCCAGCACGCGTTGTCTACGATCATTACCGCCACGAGCATCGGCCTCGGTTGCGGTTTGTTGATGGCGGTGTGGGTGGTGAACTTCCAATCGCAGCGCGCCTTTCGGAATGTCACCGGCGGATTCGATGCCATCCTCGGCCCGCGGGGGTCGCAAACGCAATTGGTGCTGAATAGCTTGTTTCATATGGACGCCTCGCCCGGGCTCATCAACCGCGCCGATTACGAGACATTCCGCAAAAGCTACAAACGCTTTTACCGCAACGCCGTGCCGATTGCCGTGGGCGATAATTTCCAGGGCTATCGCATTGTGGGCACCACGCACGATTTGTTTGCCGCCGAGCATTCGCCGGGCGAGCCTTACGCGTTGGCGGTGGGCGATTATTTTATCCGGAACGACAAGCAATGGAACAAGGAAGCGGTGATCGGCGACACCGTGGCACGCAAACTCGGCTGGCGCGTGAACCAAAAATTCAATCCGTATCACGGCCTCAACTTTGCCGAAGGCCAGCAGCCGCACAAAGATGAGTACACCGTGGTGGGCATTCTGCGCCCCACCGGCACGCCGGCTGACAAAGTGATTTGGATTCCCATCGAGGGCCTGCAGCAGATGGACGGACACGACGCGCAATACGCCGGCGACGTTAGCGCCGTACTCATCCAGCTCAGCACCAACACCACCGCGCGCGCTTTCGGGATGAACACCCTCGACAGCATTTACAACAAAGGCACCGACCACCTCACGTTTGTGAAATCCACCGCCGACGTCGTGGCGCGATTGTTCGACCGACTCGGTTGGGCGGAAAAAGTGTTGCGTTGGGTCGCGCTGCTCGTGGCCGTGGTGGCGGCGGGTTCCGTGCTGGCGAGTATATATAATACGATGAATGAACGCCGCCGCGAGTTTGCCATTCTGCGCGCGTTGGGCGCGGGACGCGGCACGGTGTTTGGCGTCATTGTGCTGGAGAGCGCCACCATCGCCGCGCTCGGCGCAGTGATTGGCTTCGCCGTGTACGCCGGAATTATGGCCGCCGCCGAAAACATTCTGCGAAATGAAATCGGCGTCACCCTCCATCCCTTCGAGCAACACCCCGTGATGCTCATTGTGCCGGTGGGGCTGATTGTGCTCGGCGCAGTCGTGGGCATCATCCCCGCCCTCAAAGCCTACCGCACCGACGTAGCCGAAAACCTCATCCCACAAAGCTAA